In Pseudomonas sp. PDNC002, the DNA window ATTGAAGCGGCCGAACAGTTGCTGGCCGAGCGGTACGCCGCCGATGAAGTCATCGAAGATCGCGCTCAGCTCCCTCTCGGTTTTCGCGCTCGCCAGGCGCTGGCTGTAGGTGCGGCCATTCGGCGACTTCAGCGCCAGCGCGGTATCGATGAGGAAACCCGGCACATGGACCTTGCTCGCGCGCCGGTCGATCTCGGCGCGAGCGATCTTGCCCAGCCCCGGCACTGGCGGGTCGGCCTTGAAGTTGGACTCCTGCTCGGTGATCGCCACCACTGAACAGAGGTTCTCGGTGGTCGCCGGAATGCGCTGGGTGGTGAAGGCGACCTGGATGTCCTTCGCCCAGCCCTCGCGGTCAGAAGCACCAGCGGGAATCAGCCTGACCAGCTTGCCGCGCACCTCCTCCGGGGTCGGCTCCGGCACGCTGGGCGCGCGGCTGCCGCAGCCGGCCAGCGCCAGTAGCGCGGCCACGCCCAGCAGATGAAGAAATCGTGGTGATGGCCTTTTCAGGCTGAATGAATCTGCCGTCAGGGCAGCCGCAGTCATAGTCCGATCCTTGCTTGAAGTCCGCCTACAGGACCTATGCCCGGTGGCGCAGGTTCCCGGCATTGTCAGGCAAGCATGGATTTCAGCGCCAGGCCAGGCGCCGCAGGTTCAGGCTCCAGCCGCGCTGCATGCCGGCGGCGGCCAACAGGATGGCGACCACGCCCAGCCATTGCAGCGGGGTCAGGCGATGGCCGAAGGCGAACCAGTCAACGAAGATCGCGGCGATGGGATAGATGAAGGACAGCGCGCCGGTCAGCGCCGTCGGCAACTTCTGGATTGCTCCATAGAGCAGTACGTACATGATCCCGGTATGCACGATGCCCAGGGTCGCCAGGCTGGCCCAGGCCGAGGTGGCCTGGGGCAATGGCGAGAAGTTCGCCCAGGGCGCCAGCAACAGTACGCCGCTCACCGCCTGGATCAGCGCGATCAGGTGCGGCGGCACTCCCGTCAGGCGCTTGATGATCAGCGCCGCCACGGCGTACAACGCCGCCGCGCCGAGCGCCAGGGCGATCCCGCCGAGGTAGTCACTGCCCACCTGCCCCGCCTCACCGTGCGCGCTGACGATGGCCAGCATGCCGAGGAAGGAAATGCCCAGCCAGGCAAGCTTCTGCCCCGTCACGCGTTCACCGAGGAACAGCGCGCCCAGCAGCACCAGCAGGAACGGCTGCACGTTATAGACCGCCGTGCCGATGGCGATGGACGCCCGCGAGTAGGAACCGAACAGCAGCACCCAGTTACCGACGATGGCCGCGCCGCTGAGCAGCGCCAGGCCAAAGGTCGCACGGGTGAGGATGCCGGGGCGCAAGAAGCCCATGGCCGCGCAGATCACCAGCAGGGTTGCGGCGCCGAACGCGCAGCGCCAGAACACCACGTCCAGCACCGGCTGACCGGAGACCACCACCAGCCAGCCGATGGTGCCGCAAATCAGCATGGCGCTGATCATTTCCAGGGTGCCGCGTCGAATCTGTTCGTTCATGACTCACCTCCATTCACTGGGGATCAGTATGAAGAAGTCATTTCGCGCACTCTATCGCCCGGCAGAGGCAAATTTACCGGTTCACCTTTACTATCAAGGCGAATTTCAGGAATCACCTTTCGAGGCTGCCATGACCGACGAAATCGACCAGCTGCTGATCGCGGCGCTGATGAAAGATTCGCGCCTTTCCCTGAAGGCCCTGGCCCAGGCCAGTGGCCTCAGTTCCCCCAGCGTTGCCGAACGCCTGCGCAAGCTGGAGGAGCGCCAGGTGATCACCGGCTACACGGTGAACGTCGACCCGCGCGCCTTTGGCTACCAACTGCAGGCCATCGTTCGCGTGCGCCCGCTGCCGGGCAAGCTGCAGGAGGTGGAGAAGCAGATCCTGGCGATCCCCGAGTTCACCGAGTGCGACAAGGTCACGGGCGAGGACTGTTTCTACGCGCGCATGTGCGTGCGCTCCATGGAGCAGCTGGACGAGATCCTGGACCACCTCAACGGCTTCGCCGAAACCAACACGGCGATCGTCAAGAAGAGCCCGGTGAAGCGGCGATTGCCGCCGATGGCGTGATACCCGGATGCACAGGTTCGCGAGCAAGAACCAGGCGTCCCTCTCGCTCCTACAAAGAGCGCGCCGGCCTGGCCTGTAGGAGCGAGCTTGCTCGCGAACCATCGGCAGTCAAATGAAAAAGGCCCCTTGCGGGGCCTTTATCGTTTCCGGACTTAGCGCGATGCCTTGCGGCGCAGGGCCGAGGGACTGAAGTTCGATTCGTCCGGCGCCGCCTGGCTGAAGTCGGCGGTGCCCGGTTCTTCGTTGTCCAGCCACTGGATGCTGTAGCGATGCGCCTGGAGGTCGTGGAAGGTGTCCAGGGCGGTCCACACCATCGGCTGCTCGTAGAAGCTCTTCAGGTAGGCCTGGGACACGCGCCACAGCTCGCCGCGACCATCGTACTGGTCGACCACGGCAGCACCCCAGCTGTCCTCGTCGAGGTACAGGGTACGGCGTGAGTAGATGTGCCGCGCGCCGGGCTTGAGCTTGCCATCCACCACCCAGACGCGGTGCAGCTCGTAGCGGGTGTACTTGGGATTGATGTGGCCGGGGGTGAGCAGGTCCTTGTACTTAACTTCCGGGCTGGTGACCTGGTAGTTGTTGTAGGGAATGTAGATTTCCTTCTTGCCCACCAGGGTCCAGTCGTAGCGGTCCGGCGCGCCGTTGTACATGTCGGTGTCGTCGGCGGTGCGCAGGCCATCGGAGTCTTCGATCGGCGTGTCGTAGGCCAGCGTCGGGGCGCGGCGCACGCGACGCTGGCCGGGGTTGTAGCCCCAGGCCTGGCGCGGCTCCTTGACCTGGTCGAGGGTCTCCTGCACCAGCGCGCCGTTACCGGCCAGGCGCGCCGGCGCGGTGGTGAAGGTCATGTAGTAGAACAGCGTGTTGCCGAGCTTGTCGTAGCTGCCCTTGGGATCGTAGAAGCGGAACAGCGCCTCGTCCTGCGAGGTGACCAGCGCGTAGGCGCCATTGCGCTGCACGCCGGCCTGGGAGGAACGGCGCACGATGTAGGTGCCGCGATAGCGCGCGATGTGGTTCCACACCGCCTCCACGCCGCTCTGCGGGATCGGGAACGGCACGCCGCCGTAGGCATCGGAGAAGCCATTGCCGCCTTCGACGAGCTTGGCACTGGTCGCGTTCTTGAAGATGTTGTCGTAGATCCACTGCGGCGCCGAGCCAGTGCGATGGGTCGCGTAGACCGGCATCTGGTAGGTGTCCGGATAGGCGTTGAAGAGCGCGATCTGCCCCGCCGTCAGGTGGGCCTTGTACTGGTCCAGGTTGGACTTGGTGATGACGAATTGCGGCTTCTCGCCAGGGAAGGGA includes these proteins:
- a CDS encoding DMT family transporter translates to MNEQIRRGTLEMISAMLICGTIGWLVVVSGQPVLDVVFWRCAFGAATLLVICAAMGFLRPGILTRATFGLALLSGAAIVGNWVLLFGSYSRASIAIGTAVYNVQPFLLVLLGALFLGERVTGQKLAWLGISFLGMLAIVSAHGEAGQVGSDYLGGIALALGAAALYAVAALIIKRLTGVPPHLIALIQAVSGVLLLAPWANFSPLPQATSAWASLATLGIVHTGIMYVLLYGAIQKLPTALTGALSFIYPIAAIFVDWFAFGHRLTPLQWLGVVAILLAAAGMQRGWSLNLRRLAWR
- a CDS encoding Lrp/AsnC family transcriptional regulator, coding for MTDEIDQLLIAALMKDSRLSLKALAQASGLSSPSVAERLRKLEERQVITGYTVNVDPRAFGYQLQAIVRVRPLPGKLQEVEKQILAIPEFTECDKVTGEDCFYARMCVRSMEQLDEILDHLNGFAETNTAIVKKSPVKRRLPPMA
- a CDS encoding DUF1329 domain-containing protein, which gives rise to MYKKSSLIVLATLTALAVTDARAAVSADQAAQLKSSLTPMGAEKAGNAAGTIPAWTGGLTSAPAGYKGPGSHHVDPFPGEKPQFVITKSNLDQYKAHLTAGQIALFNAYPDTYQMPVYATHRTGSAPQWIYDNIFKNATSAKLVEGGNGFSDAYGGVPFPIPQSGVEAVWNHIARYRGTYIVRRSSQAGVQRNGAYALVTSQDEALFRFYDPKGSYDKLGNTLFYYMTFTTAPARLAGNGALVQETLDQVKEPRQAWGYNPGQRRVRRAPTLAYDTPIEDSDGLRTADDTDMYNGAPDRYDWTLVGKKEIYIPYNNYQVTSPEVKYKDLLTPGHINPKYTRYELHRVWVVDGKLKPGARHIYSRRTLYLDEDSWGAAVVDQYDGRGELWRVSQAYLKSFYEQPMVWTALDTFHDLQAHRYSIQWLDNEEPGTADFSQAAPDESNFSPSALRRKASR